A single region of the Penaeus vannamei isolate JL-2024 unplaced genomic scaffold, ASM4276789v1 unanchor4044, whole genome shotgun sequence genome encodes:
- the LOC138861286 gene encoding uncharacterized protein — protein sequence KHFRNYFMKHSKKYFKKHFKKHFKKHFRKHFSKHFKKYFRKHFRKYFSKHFKKHLKKHFRKHFINTRKHFRKYFSKHFKEHFRKYFSKHQETLQKILQKHVKEHFGNTLIYTSVNTRKHFRKYFKKHFKEHFKKHFKKHFNTLTITRKHFNEHFNKHFRKY from the exons GAAACACTTCAGAAATTACTTCATGAAACACTCTAAGAAATACTTCAAGAAACACTTCAAAAAACACTTCAAGAAACACTTCAGAAAACACTTCAGTAAACACTTCAAGAAATACTTCAGAAAACACTTCAGAAAATACTTCAGTAAACACTTCAAGAAACACCTCAAGAAACACTTCAGAAAACACTTCA TAAACACCAGGAAACACTTCAGAAAATACTTCAGTAAACACTTCAAGGAACACTTCAGAAAATACTTCAGTAAACACCAGGAAACACTTCAGAAAATACTTCA GAAACACGTCAAGGAACACTTCGGAAACACTTTAATATACACTTCAGTAAACACCAGGAAACACTTCAGAAAATACTTCAAAAAACACTTCAAGGAACACTtcaaaaaacacttcaaaaaacACTTCAACACTTTAACAATCACCAGGAAACACTTCAATGAACACTTTAATAAACACTTCAGAAAATACTAA